One genomic window of Cricetulus griseus strain 17A/GY chromosome 3, alternate assembly CriGri-PICRH-1.0, whole genome shotgun sequence includes the following:
- the Pprc1 gene encoding peroxisome proliferator-activated receptor gamma coactivator-related protein 1 isoform X17, protein MAARRGRRDRVAPSPAGGPGPDPGGGVRGGGWASWSPAPHGTGGAAGAAEQVHQEDDLEELILQDETLLGTMQSYMDASLISLIEDFGSLGEQSRLSLEDQNEMSLLTALTEILDNADSENLSPFDSIPDSELLVSPRESSSLHKLLTLSRTPPERDLITPIDPLGPSTGSSRVEMSLADSPWDFPPPFLETSSPKLPSWRPSRSRPRWGQSPPPQQRSDGEEEEELANCSGQIVAGELDNSVNSLDFPMHLACPEEEDKPTAAKVTASAPGDESISSLSELVRAMHPYCLPSLTHLASLEDELQEQADDLTLPEGCVVLEIVGQAATAGDDLEIPVVVRQIPSGSQSVLLDESVETSRALQLFMPTMEAGTEAVVPNAAPCPDQELSLNSACLLEPREIMESLAPGEPQNPPANAIQESQRVPRKGRKKKNKEQPAVCLEGYSRRLRSSSRGQSSVATEVNSQAGNLQKQPEEEIQRQAEVPQSRGKPRAWARAWAAALENSECENLERNAGQGNPAEEDALDLCPELAETSQADPILLLNDSAQADPMPLDSVEADAAAFGHAEADCTPVGQASASTELAGPLPAGPVLTGPILADRTGIEPAVTVPTSDNLSPANTVTVDPIPNDLAPVDPVLVKCRPTDPRRAAVAAAQGNRLSLESSDHPKNITPEVKSGVGPLKVEGSTNATTQEARPRPLSLSEYRQRRQQRQTEAEGRNSQPPVGKWPSLPETPTRLADIPCLVPPAPAKKTAPQRSSVAIPETGLGSVGSTSASPSPEPSASKPVVSTHCEQVPSHEMPLPVRPPPPTLQSVSPPGPIPSTVPTPLPFPPGIPPLLPLPSSGHGVPSLPPPPLQPPGLRVSMRQLPPDPYTHYAPVPPWPCYPSVPPSGYPCLPPQPTVPMVSGTPGTYAVPPTCNVPWVPPPAPVSPYSSSCAYGPMGWGPGLRQPPFWSTVSPPPLSSASTGGAVLPSSVEPSSNPAVPPEDTLPVPVTSSLSSGPSSPIAPPPPPPPPIEPTKLEVQPVPREPTKLEVQPVPLEPTKLEVQAVPREPTKLEVQPVPVSPQPKQKVSTLIQSPKIKAPPCLSAECVAVGESASERLKPEETRTREKPLCAADKAIPLLRQNTVPKLPAVHPARLRKLSFLPTPRSQGPEDVVQAFISEIGIEASDLSSLLEQFEKSEAKKECPLPAPADSLAVGNSGSIDTPQEKRPLDRLQAPELANVAGLTPPATPPHQLWKPLAAVSLLAKAKSPKSTAQEGTLKPEGVTEAKHPAAACLQDGVHGPSPVHVGSGDHDYCVRSRTPPKKMPALVIPEVGSRWNVKRHQDITIKPVLSLGPAAPLLPCTTSQGPLDHRTNSEQAEPSVPCLAPSTLLSPEASPCRNDMNTRTPSESPGKQRSMRCYRKACRSVSPPGRGWQGRRGRSSRSVSSGSNRTSEASSSSSVSSSSRSRSRSLSPPHKRWRRSSCSSSGRSRRCSSSSSSSSSSSSSSSSSSSSSRSRSPSLSPRRRSDRRRRSYRSSDHYQRQRVLQKERAISVCPLSDIGREKSGLHWKNTWPHDSVRAETEVLCFWRD, encoded by the exons ATGGCGGCGCGCCGGGGACGGAGAGACCGAGTCGCGCCGTCTCCGGCTGGGGGCCCGGGGCCCGACCCTGGCGGTGGGGTTCGCGGCGGCGGTTGGGCGAGCTGGAGCCCAGCGCCGCACGGGACCGGGGGCGCCGCGGGCGCCGCGGAGCAG GTCCACCAGGAGGATGACCTGGAGGAGCTGATTCTGCAGGATGAGACACTACTGGGGACCATGCAGAGCTACATGGATGCCTCCCTCATCTCCCTCATTGAGGATTTTGGGAGTCTTGGAGAG CAGAGCAGGTTGTCTCTGGAGGACCAGAATGAAATGTCACTGCTCACCGCTCTGACAGAGATCTTGGACAACGCAGATTCTGAGAACCTGTCCCCATTTGACAGCATCCCTGATTCAGAGCTGCTTGTGTCTCCTCGGGAGAGCTCCTCT CTCCACAAGCTACTCACTCTCTCTCGGACACCCCCAGAACGTGACCTCATCACCCCAATTGACCCTTTGGGGCCTAGCACAGGCAGTAGTAGG GTTGAGATGTCCCTTGCAGATTCTCCTTGGGACTTCCCTCCACCTTTCTTGGAAACTTCTTCCCCTAAGCTGCCTAGCTGGAGACCCTCAAGATCAAGGCCTCGGTGGGGTCAGTCCCCTCCCCCCCAGCAGCGCAgtgatggagaagaggaggaggagctcgCCAACTGCAGCGGTCAGATAGTTGCTGGAGAACTGGACAACTCTGTGAACAGCTTGGACTTCCCCATGCACCTGGCATGCCCGGAGGAAGAAGACAAGCCAACAGCAGCAAAGGTGACAGCGTCCGCACCTGGTGACGAGAGCATCTCCTCCTTGAGTGAGCTGGTCCGTGCCATGCATCCATACTGCTTGCCCAGCCTCACTCACTTGGCGTCACTTGAGGATGAGCTTCAGGAACAGGCTGATGATTTGACCCTGCCCGAGGGTTGTGTGGTGTTGGAAATAGTGGGCCAGGCAGCCACTGCTGGTGATGACCTGGAGATCCCGGTTGTGGTGCGGCAGATTCCGTCTGGGTCCCAGTCTGTGCTCCTGGATGAGTCTGTAGAGACCAGTCGTGCCCTGCAGCTATTCATGCCCACCATGGAGGCCGGGACGGAAGCTGTGGTGCCTAATGCTGCCCCTTGCCCTGATCAAGAATTATCATTGAACTCTGCCTGCTTATTGGAGCCCAGGGAAATCATGGAGTCATTGGCACCCGGGGAGCCTCAGAACCCACCTGCCAATGCAATTCAGGAATCTCAGAGAGTTCCCAGAAAGGgcaggaagaagaagaacaaggaaCAGCCAGCAGTCTGTTTGGAAGGCTATTCCAGGAGGCTGAGATCATCTTCTCGTGGACAGTCTTCTGTGGCTACAGAGGTGAACTCCCAGGCAGGGAACTTACAGAAACAGCCTGAGGAAGAAATTCAGAGACAGGCTGAGGTTCCTCAGAGCAGGGGGAAGCCACGGGCGTGGGCTCGGGCATGGGCAGCTGCCTTGGAGAACTCCGAGTGTGAGAACTTAGAGAGAAATGCAGGACAGGGTAATCCTGCTGAAGAAGATGCTCTAGACCTCTGCCCTGAGCTAGCTGAGACCAGCCAAGCCGACCCCATTCTCTTACTGAATGACTCTGCTCAAGCTGACCCCATGCCGCTTGACTCTGTTGAAGCTGATGCTGCTGCATTTGGTCATGCTGAAGCTGACTGTACACCTGTTGGCCAGGCTTCAGCTAGTACAGAGCTGGCTGGTCCTCTCCCAGCAGGCCCAGTGCTGACTGGCCCCATCCTGGCTGACAGGACAGGAATTGAACCTGCGGTGACTGTTCCCACTTCAGATAACTTGTCTCCAGCTAACACAGTGACCGTTGACCCTATTCCAAATGACCTGGCTCCAGTAGACCCTGTGCTAGTTAAGTGCAGACCAACCGACCCTAGACGGGCTGCAGTAGCAGCAGCTCAGGGAAATCGTCTTTCTCTAGAGTCCTCAGACCATCCCAAGAACATCACCCCTGAAGTCAAGAGTGGTGTAGGTCCTCTGAAGGTGGAAGGGAGCACCAATGCTACAACCCAAGAAGCCAGACCTCGGCCTCTCAGCCTATCTGAGTACCGGCAGCGAAGGCAGCAACGGCaaacagaggcagaaggcaggaaTTCTCAGCCCCCAGTTGGCAAGTGGCCTAGTCTCCCAGAGACCCCCACAAGACTGGCAGATATCCCTTGTCTTGTTCCACCAGCCCCAGCCAAGAAGACAGCTCCACAGCGGAGCTCTGTAGCTATACCAGAGACTGGTTTGGGGTCTGTGGGTAGCACCTCTGCTTCCCCTAGTCCTGAGCCATCTGCAAGCAAACCTGTGGTTTCAACTCACTGTGAACAGGTGCCATCTCATGAGATGCCCCTTCCAGTTAGACCGCCCCCTCCAACCTTGCAGTCTGTGTCTCCTCCTGGGCCCATCCCTTCCACAGTGCCCACtcctttgccttttcctccaggcatacctcctctgcttcctcttccttcaaGTGGCCACGGAGTCCCCAGtctgcccccacctcccttgcAACCACCTGGACTTAGAGTGTCAATGAGACAACTACCACCTGACCCCTATACTCACTATGCCCCTGTGCCACCCTGGCCTTGTTATCCCTCTGTGCCCCCTTCTGGATATCCTTGTCTGCCCCCACAACCAACGGTGCCCATGGTGTCTGGTACTCCTGGTACCTATGCTGTACCCCCAACTTGCAATGTGCCTTGGGTACCCCCTCCTGCACCAGTTTCACCTTACAGCTCCAGCTGTGCCTATGGGCCCATGGGGTGGGGCCCAGGGCTGCGACAGCCTCCGTTCTGGTCTACTGTTTCTCCACCTCCTTTGTCTTCAGCCTCTACTGGAGGAGCTGTTCTCCCATCCAGTGTGGAACCCAGTAGTAATCCAGCTGTTCCTCCTGAAGATACGCTTCCAGTGCCAGTGACTTCTTCCCTAAGTTCTGGGCCATCCAGCCCCATagctccacctccacctccacctccaccgaTAGAGCCCACAAAGCTGGAGGTCCAGCCAGTGCCAAGAGAGCCCACAAAGCTGGAGGTCCAGCCAGTGCCGTTAGAGCCCACAAAGCTGGAGGTCCAGGCAGTGCCAAGAGAGCCCACAAAGCTGGAGGTCCAGCCAGTGCCTGTGTCTCCCCAACCAAAACAGAAAGTGTCTACCCTGATACAAAGTCCTAAGATCAAGGCTCCACCGTGTCTGTCTGCTGAGTGTGTAGCTGTTGGGGAGTCTGCATCAGAGAGGCTGAAGCCTGAGGAGACCAGAACAAGGGAGAAGCCCCTTTGTGCAGCTGACAAGGCTATTCCCTTGCTAAGGCAGAACACTGTCCCAAAGTTGCCTGCTGTCCATCCTGCTCGTCTAAGGAAGCTGTCCTTCCTGCCCACTCCACGCTCTCAGGGTCCTGAGGACGTGGTACAGGCTTTCATCAGCGAGATTG GAATCGAAGCATCAGACCTGTCCAGTCTCTTGGAGCAGTTTGAGAAATCAGAAG CCAAAAAGGAGTGTCCTCTCCCGGCTCCTGCTGACAGCTTGGCTGTAGGAAACTCAGG CAGCATTGACACTCCCCAGGAGAAGAGACCCCTAGACCGGTTACAAGCCCCAGAACTGGCCAACGTGGCAG gGCTCACCCCTCCAGCTACCCCTCCCCATCAGTTATGGAAACCCCTGGCTGCTGTCTCACTGTTGGCCAAAGCCAAATCTCCTAAATCTACCGCCCAGGAGGGAACCCTGAAGCCTGAAGGAGTTACAGAGGCCAAACATCCAGCTGCAGCCTGCCTCCAAGATGGGGTCCATGGCCCTAGTCCCgtccatgtgggctctggggaccaTGACTATTGTGTCCGAAGCAGGACACCCCCCAAAAAGATGCCTGCCCTAGTCATTCCAGAGGTGGGCTCCCGATGGAATGTCAAGCGCCATCAGGACATCACCATCAAACCTGTCTTGTCATTGGGCCCAGCTGCTCCCCTGCTTCCATGCACAACTTCCCAGGGGCCACTTGACCACAGGACTAACAGTGAGCAGGCAGAGCCCTCGGTGCCTTGTCTTGCCCCATCCACCTTGCTGTCTCCTGAGGCCTCACCCTGCCGGAATGACATGAACACTAGGACTCCCTCTGAGTCCCCAGGCAAACAGCGGTCAATGCGCTGTTACCGAAAAGCCTGCAGATCAGTCAGCCCCCCAGGTCGGGGCTGGCAGGGCCGCCGTGGCCGCAGCAGCCGGTCTGTCAGCTCTGGGTCCAACCGGACCAGCGAAGCGTCCTCATCTTCATCGGTGTCTTCCTCATCCCGATCCCggtccaggtccctctcccccccccacaagaGGTGGCGCAG GTCCAGCTGCAGTTCCTCTGGACGTTCCAGAAGGTGTTCATCCTCTTCGTCGTCTTCGTCGtcgtcttcctcctcttcctcctcctcctcctccagttccAGAAGCCGTTCACCCTCTCTGTCCCCTCGGAGGAGAAGTGACCGAAGACGGCG CTCTTACCGTTCCAGTGACCATTACCAAAGGCAGAGGGTGCTGCAGAAGGAGCGTGCAATA AGTGTCTGTCCTTTGTCTGACATAGGAAGAGAGAAGAGTGGTCTTCATTGGAAAAATACCTGGCCGCATGACTCGGTCAGAGCTGAAACAGAGGTTCTCTGTTTTTGGAGAGATTGA